The Mustelus asterias chromosome 23, sMusAst1.hap1.1, whole genome shotgun sequence genome window below encodes:
- the snn gene encoding stannin, translating to MSMDHSPTTGVVTVIVILIAIAALGALILGCWCYLRLQRIGQSEDEESIVGEGETKEPFLLVQYSAKGPRVERKAKLTANGTEGHG from the coding sequence ATGTCGATGGACCACAGCCCCACCACAGGAGTGGTCACAGTCATCGTCATTCTCATTGCCATCGCAGCTCTCGGCGCCTTGATCCTGGGCTGCTGGTGCTACCTGCGACTGCAGCGGATAGGTCAGTCGGAGGACGAGGAGAGCATCGTGGGAGAAGGCGAGACCAAAGAGCCGTTCCTGCTGGTGCAGTACTCCGCCAAAGGGCCGCGGGTGGAGCGGAAAGCCAAGCTGACAGCCAATGGGACAGAGGGTCACGGTTAA